In the Clostridium sporogenes genome, one interval contains:
- a CDS encoding rod shape-determining protein yields the protein MRLFGITKDMGIDLGTANTLVYIKGKGVVLNEPSVVAINKDVNKVLAVGDEAKQMIGRTPGNIVAIRPLKDGVIADFDVTQIMLKKFIEKVSPKGGFTNPRIVVCFPSGVTEVEKRAIDEATKQAGAREVVLMEEPMAAAIGAGLPVNEPTGSMIVDIGGGTTEVAIISLGGIVTSKSLRVAGDELDQSIINYIKKEYSLMIGERTSENIKVELGSAYETEEDKTMEIRGRDLISGLPKVVTISGKEVREALSEPVMSIIEAIKTTLEKTPPELASDIMDKGIMLAGGGALLRGLDHLINEETHMPVHIAESPLDCVAIGAGKALDTIDKILDSKK from the coding sequence ATGAGATTGTTTGGTATTACTAAAGATATGGGGATAGATTTAGGTACAGCAAATACACTAGTATATATTAAAGGTAAGGGGGTCGTTTTAAACGAACCTTCTGTTGTAGCTATAAATAAAGATGTAAATAAAGTTCTTGCTGTAGGGGACGAAGCTAAGCAAATGATAGGTAGAACACCAGGAAATATAGTAGCAATTAGACCATTAAAAGATGGGGTAATTGCAGATTTTGATGTTACTCAAATAATGCTTAAAAAATTCATAGAAAAAGTAAGTCCAAAGGGAGGATTTACTAATCCAAGAATAGTTGTTTGCTTCCCATCAGGAGTTACAGAAGTAGAAAAAAGAGCAATTGATGAAGCAACTAAGCAAGCGGGAGCAAGAGAAGTAGTTCTTATGGAAGAACCAATGGCAGCAGCTATTGGAGCAGGGCTTCCAGTTAATGAACCTACAGGAAGTATGATAGTAGATATAGGTGGAGGAACTACAGAAGTTGCTATTATATCATTAGGCGGAATAGTAACAAGTAAATCTTTAAGAGTGGCTGGAGATGAATTGGATCAGTCTATAATAAATTACATAAAGAAAGAATATAGTTTGATGATTGGTGAGAGAACATCTGAAAATATAAAAGTAGAATTAGGTTCAGCTTATGAAACTGAAGAAGATAAAACAATGGAAATAAGAGGTAGAGATTTAATTTCAGGTTTACCAAAAGTTGTAACTATTTCTGGAAAAGAAGTTAGAGAAGCTTTAAGTGAGCCAGTTATGTCTATAATAGAAGCTATAAAAACAACTTTAGAAAAAACTCCACCAGAACTTGCATCTGATATAATGGACAAAGGAATAATGTTAGCAGGGGGCGGTGCTTTACTTAGAGGATTAGACCACCTTATAAACGAAGAAACTCATATGCCTGTTCACATTGCTGAATCCCCACTTGATTGCGTAGCTATCGGTGCTGGCAAAGCATTAGATACTATAGATAAAATATTAGATAGTAAAAAATAA
- the radC gene encoding DNA repair protein RadC, translating into MHNNFKIKDLPKNERPQERLIRYGAEALSNSELLAVILRTGTKNQNIMMLASSLIKETGGLDQLFNQSIEELTKIKGIGVTKAVQILALSEISKRFKTYKSGNEYKINTPLDVSNLVMEDMKYLRQEKLKVLILNTKNIVTYIRDIFIGTLNSSIVHPREIFCEAIKKNGASIIICHNHPSGDPTPSKEDINITLRLKECGKLIGIDLLDHIIIGENKYISIKAKGII; encoded by the coding sequence ATGCATAATAACTTTAAAATAAAGGATTTACCTAAAAATGAAAGACCACAGGAAAGACTTATAAGGTATGGAGCAGAAGCACTTTCAAATTCAGAACTTTTAGCTGTTATCTTAAGGACTGGTACTAAAAATCAAAATATAATGATGCTTGCAAGTAGTTTGATTAAAGAAACTGGCGGATTAGATCAGCTTTTTAATCAATCTATAGAAGAGTTAACTAAAATTAAAGGTATAGGTGTGACTAAAGCAGTTCAAATATTAGCATTATCAGAGATTTCTAAAAGATTTAAGACTTATAAATCTGGTAATGAGTATAAGATAAATACGCCCTTAGATGTATCTAATTTAGTTATGGAAGATATGAAATACTTAAGGCAAGAAAAGTTAAAAGTATTGATTCTAAATACTAAAAATATAGTTACATATATAAGAGATATTTTTATAGGAACTCTTAATTCATCTATAGTACATCCAAGAGAGATATTTTGTGAAGCTATAAAGAAAAATGGTGCATCTATAATTATATGTCATAATCATCCATCAGGGGATCCAACCCCTAGCAAAGAAGATATAAATATAACTTTGAGATTAAAAGAATGTGGTAAATTAATAGGAATAGATTTATTGGACCATATAATAATTGGAGAAAATAAGTATATAAGCATAAAAGCGAAAGGTATAATATAA